Sequence from the Leptospira bourretii genome:
CCCAGCTTTTTCGGATAATATCTGTTTTGTGGTTTTGATTGCACTACGATTGAAAGATCCTGAAATTACGGAAAAAGCCCCAACTCGTTTGATAAGTTCTCCCACCAAACCAAAACCCCAATTAAAAATGCTACGTGAAGCCATAAAATGAAATCGTGTTCCAATTTTACTGGCAACATAATATGCGATGATAGGTTCCAAGTCACTTGGTTGATTGGAAAGATACATAACCCTTTTGTTTTTGATTTCTTTTAGGCGGAGTTCATCTTCTTTATCTATCACAACCCCATCAATGTTGAAGAGAAGTTTAGAAAGAATGGGAAAACCTAAATCCAATCCCAATGCAATTGGGATTTCAAAATGCGGAGGAATAAACAAGTCTTTCATACAATTGTCTTGATCAGTAAGTCAAACCCCTTTGCCAATACGAGCAATTATTCGTGGATGTATCCCCAGGTTTCCAATATTTTTTTCACCTCTTTGCCCATCTCTCTTTGTACATCCGATTCTCTCGTTCCACTAAAAGCACCATCGTTGTACACCCAAGGCAATGAAGAAGTGGGAAACCCTTCTGGTTGCCTTTCCGATACAATTAAGTCTTCTACGTTGGTGATGGATCTTTGGTATTCCAATCCATACCTTCCAAAACGAACAGGAATCGTTTTTCCATTCCTTGAAAAACTAAAAAAAGCACCGAGTTCTGGATTCACTGTTTTGAATACTAGCTCTTCCCCTTGGCTTGTCTTAGAAGGTTTTGATTCTTTTTGCAAAGAAATGGTTTTTGCGGAACCGGAACCCAGTTGGATCGCAGGAGAGATCTCCCAATCATAAATGGACCCTTGGACATTCAAAGAAAGGAAATCACGACAAAGAGCTTCCGAACAAGGTGGAATTAAAATTCGCAAATTGTTTCGTTTTAAAAAGTTTTCCCGGCGAAAGTCTGACCTTGCTGTTTGTAAAAGACTCTCACCTTCGGGCAAGGGACTGAGGTTATTTTTTTCCTCTGGATCTTTTTTTAAATCATACAACTCTTCAGCCATGGTATGGGGCTCACCAGCTGATGTTCGCCTAACTGTTGTAAAACCTGGATACCTACGAATGTACTTATAATTTTCCGTCCGAACTGATTCCGACATTCTTCCTTCTGTATAAATATACTTCTCTATGGGACAAATATTTGTTATGCGAATGCAAGATGAATAATTTACACCTTGGTAGGTGGAATTTTTAGGTAATAAATCAAGAAATCCTAAAATGGTTGGCGCCAAAGACAACAAAGACGATTGGCCAGAAATTCGAATTTGTCCTCCATTTGCCTTTTTAGCAAGGTCAGATTCTAAACTTTCTTTTAAAGACTTAGGAAGTTTGATGAAGTATGGGACATTGATTTCTTCATCATAATGAGTTTCCCCATGACCAAACCGAGTTTGCATAATGAAATGATAACTATAATCGTGGTGAGGACTAAAAAGTTCCCCATGATCACCGGTCACAATGATCATAGTTTCTTCATATACCCCTTCTTTCTTTAACGCATCCACAAGCCTCCCAATTTCTCGGTCAGTATAATGCATTTCGCCGAGGTAACGTTGGACAGGGGATTCATATCGATAAAACAAATGGGAAGGAACAATCGACCGAACCGCGACCATATCCTCAGGAGGTGGAGAATACGAGGCATGAGGAGTATTCAAATTAAAATGTAAAAAATAGGGTTTGTCTTTGTATTCTGAAACAAACTCGATTGCTTTATTTGTGAGAACTTCGGTATCCACTATGTCCATTCCCACCTGGAAAGAGTTATGAAATCCCAAATCCAAACCAACCGTTGTGTAATCCAAAAAGAAAACATTATTCATGATTGTTTGAGTAAAGTATCCTGCTTCCCGAAATGTTTTGGCTAAGTTGTCTCTTTTTTTTCCGTAATAAACTTTTCTTTGGTAGGGTTTTGTCGAAAACCAAGAATTCCCCAAACCAAGGTTAGACGAATATTCGGAATGAAAAAAAGACATCATCGAAGGTTTCGTCCAATTGCCATTGGCAAAAGGATTTTCGAAAAAAACAGATTCCTTAGCCATCTGGTCCATCACGGGTGTGACAGAATGAGGGTAACCATAAGATCCAAAAAAATCTTTTCTCGCAGAATCAATGACAATCAGTATCACAGACTTTGGTTTTTTAGATTCCTGACTTTCAAAACCAAACTCTTTTTTTGGATATAACAAAGGTTCTCCGACAAAAAGATAACTATCCGGACTCTCCCAAACCAATCGTAATATTTGTTGTTCCCCAATTTCTAAAATTTCTTTTTTTGAAAACCAACGTTCCTTAGATAATCCGTTTAGGTCCCATTCTTTTAATAGAGTTTCTCCTGAATAAATTTTGAACTTTCCTGAAACTTGGGTTTGAAATTCCGTTCCACCTAACAAACCAACAAGAGAAGAAAATTCATATTCTCCTTTAGTTACCTTAAATTCATACTCTTGCCCCGGTGGAAAAAAAAGAGAATCAAGGGAATGGTTTAAAAAAATCTCTTTGTCTGTATTGAAAGTGACTTGTGTATTTTCCCATTTGCGAGAGAGGGGAAGTCCACTTTGGCGACCTGGATTTTTTTTCCAATGGTAGGGTAATAAATCACGCGGGATGGCGATTTTTGATTTTGCATTTCGTAACTCCAAAACCAAATCCACTGGGAAACGTCTTTCCGATTTGTTCAAACAGCTGAAGAGACAAAAACAGATTGTAAGGGCGAAAGGAAGAGTCGCTCGCATTTGAAACCAGTTTGGAAAACTGGTTTCCGACGAACAGGAAAAGTTGTTTCTTTTTAGGTTTCTATCATCCACCATTGACATCTATGAGTAATTGGGAACAAGCCTACTCCCGTGAGGAGTCTACCTTTCAAAACAAAGACGGCGGTAAAATTTATTACCAAATTTACCGACCTAAATCGGGAGTCAAACGTGTCCTTTTGGTCCACCACGGGATCGGGGAACACGGTGGCCGTTACAATTTTTTATTGGAGGCAATGGCAGAACGCAATTACGCCATTTACCTCATCGATGCGAGAGGTCATGGTAAATCCGATGGACGCCGCGGTGTCATCACTCATTTCTCTGATTTTTTTGCTGACCTTAAGGAACTCATCGATATCGCAAAACGAAACGAAGGTGTCAGTAAAGTCACTCTACTTGGTCACTCTATGGGTGCAGCCATTACCTTTCTTTACACTGCCACAGACAACTACCAAAATGATTTAGATGCTTATATCTGTAGTGCTCTTCCCATCAAAGTCAAAACAGACCTAGTGATGGATATCAAAAAAGGAGCCGGTGGATTTTTAGCAAAACTTGCACCCACTCTTACAGTTCCCACAGGACTTGATGTTAATATGATTTCTCACGACAAGTCAGTCGTAGAAGCCTATGTAAAAGACCCGTTAGTGCACGGAAACGTCGGAGCCTACTTAGGTGACTACTTACTCAACTGTTACGGTCTCGCTTTGGAATCAGCTACAAAAATCAATGTACCAATTTATATGTTCCATGGGAAAGAGGATCAAATTGCTCTCGTCCAAGGAACTTTGGAAGCCTTTGAAAAGGTAAACTCTAAAGACAAAACAATGAAAATTTTTGACGGATTATACCACGAAACCATGAACGAACTCCCAAAAGACAGGACAATCGTCTTTAAAGAGTTAGTTGCTTGGATCGATAAACACTAAGGAGATAAATGCCAATGGCAATAACCAAAGATATAGTTGGAAAAAAACTAGATCGTTTTGATTTCACAGTGGAACGAGGAAAAATCAAAGAATTCTGCCTCGCCATCAACGAAAAAAACCCAATCTATTTTGACGTAGAAGAAGCAAAAAAAGCTGGATACTCTGATGTTCCTGCTCCACCTACTTTCCCTACAGTCATTATGTTTTGGGGATACCCAAAGATTTGGAACGATATGGCCGAACTCGGTATCGACCTTTCCAAAATCCTTCACTTAAAAGAAGAGTATACGTATCACAAAATTCTGTATCCGGGCAAAGTTTACGCACAGTCCGAAATTTCTGATGTAAAATCAGGAAGAGCAGAAATCGTTACTTTCAGAACAACCATCTATGATGAAAAAAATGATCCCATCCTTTCTGCTGAGATGGCGATTTTCATTCGTAAGGATTAATACAGGAGGCTAACAATGGCAAAAATCGAATTTGATAAAGTAGAAGTTGGTCAGACTCTTCCTTCCCTCGACATCCCAGTCATCGAACATGCAAATTTAGTTCGTTATGCGGGAGCATCTGGAGATTTTAACCCCATCCACAATGATCCTGATTTCGCAAGAAAAGCAGGCCTCGATGGAACAATCTCTCATGGTATGTATGTAATGGCACAAGTAGGAAGACTTTGTACTTCTTGGGCTGAACAAAAAGACATCGCTTACTTTGGTGTGACTTTCAAAGCCATGACTAAACTCGGCGAAAAACTTACCATCGTTGGAACCATCAAAAAGAAATTTGAAAAAGATGGCAAAAAAACAGTGACTGTTCTTGTAGAAGCTAAAAACGAAGCTGGCGAAGTAAAAGCTGGTGGAGATTTAGTCGTCAACGCAGTATAAAACTTTACCTCCCTTTGAATGAGATTGTTCCATCATTCGAAGGGAGAAACTTTCCCACCTAATAAGGAACAGTAAATGCTTAGCCAAGAAACCGTCGTTTCCCAAATCAAATCCTTACTGACCAATCATCCACATATTGATCTCAATATCCTTTTCCTTTATGTAAGTGAGTTTACGATCCTGCACCAGATCTTACAAGAAGATGAAATCATCCAAGGGTATTGCATTGGCCTTCTCGAAGGATCCAAAGAGAAATACAAAGCCGGTAAATGGCTTCTCATTCTCACAGATAAACGATTTCATTTAGTACGAAATCCAGTTTTACGATCTCACTTTGACCACCATCCATTAGAGTTTTCGGCCATCAAAAAAATATCCACCAAACTCGGTTGGTTCTTTGGTCAAATCCAATGGGAGTTAGAAGGAAACAGGATCAAAATGTTTCAAATAGGAAAAAAGGATTATCAATTCTTTCTACCTTGTTTGAAGAATTTTTTATAGAATTCGATCAGAAATCTAAATTCGCATAACTAAAACATTGCGATAAATAACTTTAATCATTAATCATCAGCGAAAACTACTTCCCCCAAAATATTAATTTTGCCTATTTCTTTGGGCGCCTCGAATCACATAACAAACGAATATTTTATCTTGTAACGACCGCGCTTTTCGTTCCAATCCTTCGGATTTCCACTCCAATCGCTGGCGCAGGAATGGTGTCTAAGTTTGCTCAAATGTTAAGGACCAAGATCAAAAATTTCAACCTACTGAGTAGATGCAAAAAAAGGTTAGAGAAATCATGGGAGTCCTTTTTCAAGATGGATGGTATGTTTTTTCTCAAAAAGGAAGCCACAGGCAACTGAAACACCTGGAGAAAATAGGACGTGTCACTGTACCAAATCCCAAAACAAATGTTATCGGGGTAGAAATCTAACCCCTACTCCAATTCCTCAAAAGGAATGTCCAAAACTTCAAACCCAAAACAGTCCAAAAAATCATAATGCCACCATTCGGTTTTGTTCACACGAAATCCATATTTACTGAGTACTTGAATCAACGTGGTTCGGTTTTTTAAAATCTCTGGATCGGAAACTGGTGCTTCAGCCCAAGCTTCTTTTCGAAAGGAATCATATTCCGTTGGCATCGGAAGTTCCCGTTTTGTTTTTGTATCCACCAAAGTTAAGTCAATCGCACAACCTTTGTTATGTCTTGATCCGTTTTTTGGTGAAGCCACATACCTTGTATCTCCGACAATTTCAAAAAATTTGACTGTTGCTCTGTATGGCCTGTATGCATCAAAAATTTTAATCGAGTATCCAAGTTGTGAAAATTCAAGGTTGGCTTTTCTTAGTGCTTCTGCTACTGGTTTTCTAGCAAAGGCTTTGGCTTCCTTATAGATAACTTGTTTGGTAAAATTATCCGGAGTTGCGTATTTGATATCCAAAAGGATTTCTGGAATTATTTTTTCTAAGTTTAGAAGTTCTTTGTTTGGAGTGTTTTGAATCGAAAGTTCATAACCCTTGCGACCCAAAACATTGAGTTTGTTTTGACTTGGTTGAGAAACCAAAGATAAAAAAGGAAATCCCAAACAAAAAGCTAATATGATTAATTTCATTCATTTTCCCCTATTTCAGTTTCTAACTTTCGCATAACGAATCCTAACTCTAAAAATTACCTTGGCAATGTTGCATTTTTTAATTAAAAATATGTTGTTCCAGAACATTTAGCGCCCCTTTCAAAAACACAGTTGTTCCGTTGTAAGTCACAATTCATATAAGTTATACTATTGTTAATGCAGGACTGATAAACGAAAACATCACAAACGATTATAGTGATAGCAGGGTTACAAAAATTTTCTCTCTCTTTCGTTTCTTTGGATTTTCCAAATATTTCTTCTTTTTCACTTTGGCAATTTAGAAAAAGAAAAATCATTATTAATAATATATACCTTAGGTTTATTTTCATTTAAAACTTGTTCCCTTTGATTCCAAAAGGGGTTCATACATCATCCAAGCCGTGTTTTCTGTAACCAACTCATCTTTCAAAATTTCTTTTTTATCTTTAGAAATCTTTTTTCTCCGAATCACATTCCTTCGTGTATATCCACCCCAAGGTTCTGCATGAAAGCCATGATAAGACTCATACACTTTGTAAAAAAAAGGAAAATCCCAGTCGGAAAGCCATTCCCCTTTTAACAAGTCATCCTCAATCCAAAGATGCAAAACAAAGTGTTGATTGGTTGTATTTTTGATTTGTAGATCAATATAATTATAAGACAAAGTGGCCCCTGATCCAAAGGGAAGAGTTCTTTCTGAATCGGGAAAAATATCAAAACTATGGCGCCATCTCTCTTTTACTTCTAGTGGACTGTGCAAAGTCATCCAATAGATTAGGTTGGCCATTTGGCATAGTCCACCACCCGTTCGTTCGATAAAACTTCCGTTGCGCAATTGCATTCCAGGCAAATACCCTTTTTTTTTGGTTGGTTTGCCCACCAAATACCAAAACGAAAATACTTGGTTGGGTGCCAGGAGAATTCCATCTAACTTTGAAATGGCGATATTTAGATTTACCCTTTTATTCTCTTGGAGATACATAGGTACATCTTTCAGTTTGCGGTAAATGGGAGACGAATGTTTAAAAATAGAAACGGGAAAACGTTTCTGAATTTCCTGAAGTGAAATTTTTTTCGTAGCAAAAGACTTTCGTTCCAAAAACCAAACCCAGTAACGTTTCCACTGGAAATAAATTTTTCCAAAAAACAAACGTAAGGTTCCGCGATGCACTTTCTCATTCATCCCAAGGATCGGTTTTTTTCTGAATCTAAAGCCCATTGGAGTGTTTTCTCTTAATAAAATCGGGTCGTTCTTTGTAAGGATTTTTCCAAGAGTTGGCAATGGATAGAAGTTTCGAATTTCTTTTTTCCAACCATGTCCGGTAACGTTTCCAGTCCTTTTCTAAAACGAGTTGATATTCACCCAAAGGTTGGATGGAGGAAAAAAATGGGATTTTGTTTTCGTCTTTACTAGCGAGTAAATTCTCATATCGAATTCCATATACAGCTCGATAAATTTCTGTACCTTGGGGTAATTCAGAAATTGCTTTTGTATCTGGCTCGAAAGAAAGACAATCTTTACGAAACTGAAAATGATAGTATTCACAAAAACCGTGGTGTGCAATAAGCAAACCATTGTTTGGTACTGAAGCCATTGATTCTCCCGGAATCCACATCTGTTCATAGGAATATCGAAATGAAGTTGGATTTGTAAACATGGTAAAAATCCAAAGTCCGGTACTGACCGTCCAAACCAAAATCTGAAATACATTCCACTGAATAAAAATTTGAGTGAGAAGAATCAAACTCAAAAGAATTCGGTATTGTATATCAGCAAAGTGGAAGATCGGAAGTATAAGTAAAAACCCAAAAAAGGCGAAAGCCCTTCGCATTTTTTTAAACCTGAGTTCTGATCTTCCAAATACCAAAAAACCCCAGTCCCAAAGAATCCCAAGACCAGCTAATGCAAACGCTGCGGACAAAGGAAACATTGCTTTATCACTATAAAACCTTCCACTTGGATCTTCGGGGAGAAAAAAAGGAAGAAGGCAAACAAAACAAAAAAACACTGGATAGAATTTTTCTGGAATCTGGTATAAAACAAGAACACCCAAACCAAGAAGAGCCACCATAGGATGAAACCAAAAAGCAAATATAAAAAACAGCCCAGAGGAAAACCATCGCCGTCGGAATCGAAACAATGAAGAAGAAGGAAAAGAAAATGAAGGTTTTAGCGATGTCGATAATGATGTTGTTGCGAATAATGATGAGATTGTTCTGATAGGAAAAGAGAATCCAAAACTAAGAATCAAAAAACCCAAGGCCCAACTTTGTTTGGGATATAAAAAACCCAAAACAAAAACCAAAATACTCGGGATAAAATTGATTCTTTGGTATGGGATTTCGATTACAGAAAAAATCAAATACCTGGCGAAAAAGAGAGAAGTGATAAGCCAAACAGATGTTAGTATCTGGAAAAATAATAGAGTTTCATCGCTAACCCCGAATATCCGAAACAAAAAAGCAACAATATGGAATACAGGTGAATTGTCTGGTGAATGCAATTTCCCCGATTCTAAAAGGGAAATTGCTTGGACACCGTACCAATAAATATCCTTGCCGAACAATTGGATTTAATCTGCGATTTGGACTTTTTTGCCAATCATCTGCAATCCTCTTGCCGACTTTTTAACTGTGAGTGTATCACCAAAGATAACTGTCGATTTTTCTTCTGTGGTTTCTGCATAAGGACTATTGGAATCTAAACTTTGTGTGACAACCTTATGGTCCCGTCCAAAAATTTTGATTTTAGCTTCCGTAGGTGAAGCATCAAGTAATACCCAATTTCCATCTAATACTCGTTTTTCGGACACATTATCTTTCCAAATCACAAAAGAACCATTAGAACGAAATACATAATCCAAACGACCGTCCGATACATCCCCAAAAACTGCTTTGTTCACAAATCCAGAAAGGATGGTATTTTTAGTTTTCGAAAGAACTGACTTTTTAAACTCATCCGCATTTTTATCAACGACGGTGAATCGTTTTCCTTTTTCACCAAGTAAGATAATTTCGGCAATGACTGTGTCTTTCCAGGTTTTTCCGGGGCGAACTTTTTGGATTTCAAACTTGAACTTTTTCCCCGAAAGTGGTTTTGGAAAAAAAATCCTTTGCCCCCCTTGTTTGTCTGCCACTTTGATCACAAACGAATCGCTGTCATTGGAAACTAACAATTCAGTCACAGAACCATTTTTGTGAAATAAGGCATCTAATCGCTGGTAACCGTTAAAAATTTCTATTCCGGATAAATCTATTTCATCCTCTAATTCAATCTGAAACGACTCACCTTCTCCATTTTCTTTTGCACCTTCCACCCAAGCAAAATCGATACTTCCATCAAACAAACTATAGGCGGGATAATTCGGAAGTGTGCTACTAGCAGTAACTTGGCCCGTAATCGGTTCAGGATACAATACATCTAATTTTTTTCCATTTTGGAAAAAGGAAACAGTTTTGATTCCATTGCCAGAGTCTGGTAATAAGTAAATGACATGAACCCCGTTTGATCTTATTTTTTGGGGAGTTTCTTTCGTGCAGTCAAAATTTGTCGCATAACTGCCGTCCTTATAAAAGGCAACATATCCTTTTTTTTCTTGGCATTCGATAGAAATTTCATTAAAAAAAGCGCGGCCGTCTGTTTTTCCAGATTGGTTCCATTTGGCACCATTGGAGAAAAAAATCGTGATTCCATCGAGGCTAGATTCTGGTTTCCAATGTTTGCCAGAGATGAATACATTGATAGGGCTTGTGCCATCAGCAGAAGATGCGGCTTGGATTCTTTCTATAACAATGGAATTTTCAATCGGACTATTTTTACAAAATAGAACAAGAAAAACCAAAAGTGTTAGGATTATTTTTTTCAAAGGTTGTACCTCGGCAGATACAAAGAATCCAAAACGCTTTCGGCTTAGACAAGTAAAAAATTGACCTGATCTTAGATCATTCCGCCAAATACTTTTTTGATTTCCTCACTTCGCATAGCGCCTGAAATGCGATGAATCTCTTTTCCATTTTTGAACAAAATCATTGTAGGGATTCCCGTGATACCATATCTTCCCGCAATGTCTTGTTTTTCATCCGTGTTGATTTTGATCACCGAAACTTTCCCCTTCCAGTCTTTTGCCAATTTTTCCAATTCTGGAGCAACCATTTGACATGGACCACACCATGGAGCCCAAAAATCCACAAGGATCGGTTTGTCATGTGTTTGTACCAACTCTTCAAAACTTTTAGGTAAATTTTCCGACATAAATTTCACTCCTATGGTTTAGACGCATATACCCTACCAGGTATACAGGAATTGTTGAAATTTTTTACTTAACCCTGACTATTTTTAGAATTGAATCGAAGAACTTTGGAGTCCATTTTTGTATTCTTACAAAAATACTAAATATAAAGAATCAGTAGACAGACTCTTAAAAACAACGATCTTAAAACTCAGATCCAATGAAAGTTGTCTTACCCAAACCCGTAGGTTCTGAAGAAATCCGTCAGTTTTTTATGACTCACGGTAAACCAATCAAACTAAAGAAAAAAGAATATTATGCTAAAAAGGGAATTCCTTTATTTAGCGTTGGTTTGGTTGTAAGCGGTGGATTCAAACTCATTTATAAAAATGGAAAAAAGGAATGGATCAAATCCTTTATCTTCGAAGATGGAATTCTAGGAAGTTTACCAAGTGTCTTGGAAAACCAACCCATTCCCTATTCCATCATTGCAATTGAACCTAGTGAAGTGATTGTATTAACGACAAACGAATTCAAATCCAAAATGGAAAAAGAAAATGGTTATCAAAATTTTCTCATCCAATTCCTTTCGAAATTGTATTTAAAAAAGGAAGAACGTGTTGCCGATTTTTTACTCCTTGAACCTGAAAAAAGATACAAAAAGTTCATTCAGGAATATTCTCATGTTTTGGATCGAATTTCCCAAATAGACCAAGCTGCCTATTTGGGAATTACAAACGTAGCACTCAGTCGGATCAAAAAGAGAATTTTTTTAAAGAATCCTTAAGTGCATCTAAATACAGTTTGGTGAACTCTTCTCCCGAGAAGGGATTTTGTGAAGTAACTAAGTTTCTATCTCTTGTGGCATAGCCACTTGCCGGAAAAATAGAAGATTCATATATCATTCCGCGTTCTTTTAATAAATCCGAAATTTTTCTAACTTTAGGTTTTCCTTTCATCACAAATGTTTCGATAAACCATTCTTCTATTTTTGTAACAGAATTCACACGATAACCCTGGAACAAAAATCCTTCTCCCTTAGAATCGGAAGGAAGTGTGAGTAACAAAGCCGGTGCATGGCAAACGAGACCAATCGTTTTTTCCTGTTCTTGAAATCTTGAAAGTAAAATGGGAAGATTTGTATCATACAACAAGTCAGTCATCAGTCCCTGTCCTCCAGGAATGAGTAACCCGATATAACTTTGATAGTTTTTAATGGCTATTTCGAGTGTCATTGGGTTTTGGAAAGAAGAGAGTGAAGTTAAAAAACGAATGGCTTCTTCTTTTTCTTCTGTAGAGTTCCAATATTTATCTTTTAAACTTTCTGGATCAAGTGTAACCTTTTTGCCATTTGGTGTGGCAAACTCCAAATCAAAACCGGATTGGTTCAAATGAATGGCAGGATGGGCGAGTTCGTTTATAAAAACTCCTGTAGGGTGTTTTTGATTTTCATCTAACAAAAGTGTATTTGCAGCACTCATCACAATTAAAACTTTTGGTTTTGGTTCTGACTTTGCAAAAAGAGAAAATTGAAATGCTACCATAAAAATCATCAATACCATTGGCATTCGGATCATTTCAAAAAACGTAAAACGACTGGGTTGGTTTCGTTTTAAAATCTGGTAAGAGGAAAGTAAAAAATAGTTTTGGTTTGAAATTGGATTCGGCATGGGTATGACTCTCAAAAGTTAGATTTGGTGAGTCCACTACCTAAATGACAGGGACTCATCTAATAGAGATCAAAAATGAATAATTTATTTTTAACTTAAGTTAAAAACTTACAAAATAAGATCTCGCAAACAATCAGATGTACGATGTTTTGAATCAAATAAGGAATCAACTTTTGTATCTAAAACAGATCGATGGTTTCAAAACCTTGTAAAAGCTTAACTTCTATTTTTTCTTTTTCTGTTCTTTTTAAAATCGATTTCATATTGGCATCAAAATCATCACCCAACTGAAGATTGGGTTCCAGTGGTTCCGAGAGTGGTTTGAAAAAATTATCCCAATGTATGGGAATCATCAGTTTAGGTTTTAGCGTTTGGACATTTTGTTTGTAAAACTCATCTTGGAATAAAACCGGTTGCAAAGAAAGTTGAGCGATCCCTAAAAATAAAATATCTGCTTGTAACTTATCCAAGGCTCCTTCTACAAAGTTTGTACTACTTTTGATGAATATTTTATTTTTCCCATGTTGGATGAAAAAATCAAAAGTTCCACCTTCAATATAATCAAAAGCTTTTACAGGTTGGACGAGAGGAGTTTCAATGTTTGGATGGTTTGGATCTGTTGCATTTGTTTTTCCAAAAATACGGAAAGGTGGAGTGTGTTTGGATTCTAATACGGTAACTGTAAACTTTCCGATGGCGATTGGTTTTCCTGTGACAAACTTTTGCATTTGATCAGTCGGTAACCCAGCTCCAGTTCCTACATTGAGAGTAGAGGAAGAACCGAATAATTTAGCTTTTGTTAGTTTTGCGACAAGTGGTGCATCCATGACGTGATCATAATGAGAATGACAGACAAAAATGGCACCAAGTCGATTGATCTTTGCTCTTTCGATGACAGACAAAACAGTCTTAGGATCAGATTCAATTTTGGAAAAGGCAGTTTTCCATAAGGATGGTCTAGAAAAAAATCCATCGGTTAAAATTTGAGTTTCACCA
This genomic interval carries:
- a CDS encoding type 1 glutamine amidotransferase domain-containing protein, which encodes MPNPISNQNYFLLSSYQILKRNQPSRFTFFEMIRMPMVLMIFMVAFQFSLFAKSEPKPKVLIVMSAANTLLLDENQKHPTGVFINELAHPAIHLNQSGFDLEFATPNGKKVTLDPESLKDKYWNSTEEKEEAIRFLTSLSSFQNPMTLEIAIKNYQSYIGLLIPGGQGLMTDLLYDTNLPILLSRFQEQEKTIGLVCHAPALLLTLPSDSKGEGFLFQGYRVNSVTKIEEWFIETFVMKGKPKVRKISDLLKERGMIYESSIFPASGYATRDRNLVTSQNPFSGEEFTKLYLDALKDSLKKFSF
- a CDS encoding Crp/Fnr family transcriptional regulator, with translation MKVVLPKPVGSEEIRQFFMTHGKPIKLKKKEYYAKKGIPLFSVGLVVSGGFKLIYKNGKKEWIKSFIFEDGILGSLPSVLENQPIPYSIIAIEPSEVIVLTTNEFKSKMEKENGYQNFLIQFLSKLYLKKEERVADFLLLEPEKRYKKFIQEYSHVLDRISQIDQAAYLGITNVALSRIKKRIFLKNP
- the trxA gene encoding thioredoxin, encoding MSENLPKSFEELVQTHDKPILVDFWAPWCGPCQMVAPELEKLAKDWKGKVSVIKINTDEKQDIAGRYGITGIPTMILFKNGKEIHRISGAMRSEEIKKVFGGMI
- a CDS encoding MBL fold metallo-hydrolase, with translation MLDRTNSFHPQRFFLFPFFVSLILFSSHCVFRPSGNLNHYDSYFPHDSKTNPIPKGKVRATFLGTSSILLDDGETQILTDGFFSRPSLWKTAFSKIESDPKTVLSVIERAKINRLGAIFVCHSHYDHVMDAPLVAKLTKAKLFGSSSTLNVGTGAGLPTDQMQKFVTGKPIAIGKFTVTVLESKHTPPFRIFGKTNATDPNHPNIETPLVQPVKAFDYIEGGTFDFFIQHGKNKIFIKSSTNFVEGALDKLQADILFLGIAQLSLQPVLFQDEFYKQNVQTLKPKLMIPIHWDNFFKPLSEPLEPNLQLGDDFDANMKSILKRTEKEKIEVKLLQGFETIDLF
- a CDS encoding discoidin domain-containing protein: MKKIILTLLVFLVLFCKNSPIENSIVIERIQAASSADGTSPINVFISGKHWKPESSLDGITIFFSNGAKWNQSGKTDGRAFFNEISIECQEKKGYVAFYKDGSYATNFDCTKETPQKIRSNGVHVIYLLPDSGNGIKTVSFFQNGKKLDVLYPEPITGQVTASSTLPNYPAYSLFDGSIDFAWVEGAKENGEGESFQIELEDEIDLSGIEIFNGYQRLDALFHKNGSVTELLVSNDSDSFVIKVADKQGGQRIFFPKPLSGKKFKFEIQKVRPGKTWKDTVIAEIILLGEKGKRFTVVDKNADEFKKSVLSKTKNTILSGFVNKAVFGDVSDGRLDYVFRSNGSFVIWKDNVSEKRVLDGNWVLLDASPTEAKIKIFGRDHKVVTQSLDSNSPYAETTEEKSTVIFGDTLTVKKSARGLQMIGKKVQIAD